A segment of the Salmo trutta chromosome 3, fSalTru1.1, whole genome shotgun sequence genome:
TTTTAACAACATCCACATTGCGTGGAACTGTGCGGAAAAGTACTAAAGTTGTAAACTACTATTATCGCGCATGTACTTAATTTACTAATATGACCGAAAGCCATAACCGTTGTATATTTGTCATAATGTCGCTAAGCTAAATGTTTAGAAACGGCTAGTAAAATAGTTTATTCTCGACTCACCGCATCGTCAATTGACCTTGTTTTGATCAGCTGGAAGATAGTCTGTTGACTTGTTAGTTGTTGGCTAGCAAGATTGCAAAACAAGTCCACACGAGAGGCATCGAGCGTAAACAAAACTGACCAGATCCTCATGACGAAACCACCTGTCAAAGTTAATTGTTATTgttttcagtgaatggttagctATCAAATTCCAAGATTTCTGAACCTTCCGAAGGCATGAACATTCCGGAAACGATACTGTTTGGTGGGTGGACAcgaaccagagaggaagaggcccAACTCCGCAAAAAAactgtctccctccagcaggtaGCGTTGTTTCGCCCACCAAGCAATAGTTTTTGTGTGGAGTGTCGAATtcggcaacaacaacaaaataatggCTTATTTTCTACTTAAGGTTTATTTGATCGGAATAGAAGTTAGTAGTGCTTAAGTTgctacgagtgtactgatataaatAGGACAAGTGGCATCCCGGCCActgagaaaaaaaactatttcggAGTTGTCTCGAGATGGTTATGCATATTCATGTAATGAGGCTAGTAGCGTAGCATCGCTCTCTATTGAATTCAAACGTTTGACATGGAACAACCCTCATCGAATattcaaaaatgttttacaataatgagatgtatccaccaatcctaAGAAAGGATAGGTGGGAGCTAGACAACCCGCTGTGCCCCTTTGTTGACAACatctcccattgttagggcagagaGACATGTATCTTATCATTATATCCACAATATTTGCTGGGCCTTCTTCATCTTTGGTATCGTGGCGTTCGCTCACTTTGtttgtgcatgccgccacctactgtacggtAGTGTGTGGTCGATCACGTTACATTTTGTGATACAACAATTTAAAAGGAAGGGGGAAAGGAAGAAATtgcaccaccaactaaccctatGCCTAAATATCACTATTTTAATAAATAATACGAAGAGCCCCACCTATTTTGAGCACCACCTGTttagcatgttattttggcattaatacgtgtcacatatcagtttgccaacaatgtaaaaaaaaacatttgagttaATAAAGACCATACAAAcagccaagtgtcagctggagtggtgtaaagctctctgccattggactctggagcagtggaaacgcattatCTGGAgtgatgcttcaccatctggcagtccaacggacaaatctgggtttggcagatgccaggagaatgctacctgccccaatgcatagtgccaactgtaaggtttgttggaggaataatggtctggggctgtttttcatggttcgggctaggccccttagttccagtgaagataaATCTTAtcgctacagcatacagtgacattcaaaacattctgtgcttccaactttgtggcaatagtttgggtaaggccctttcctgtttcagcatgacaatgtccctgtgcacaaagcgaggtccataggttaatggtttgtcgagatctgtggGGAAGAACTTGCctggcctgcaaagagccctgatctcaaccccatcgaacacctttgggttgaattggaaTGTTGACTGCGAGCCagccctaatcgcccaacatcagtgcccgacctcactaatgctcttttggctgaatggaagccagtccccgcagcaatgttccaacatctagtgcagGGGTAGGCTAACTttttggctcgagggccacatcgggattttgaaattcaacgGAGGGCCACATTTTTGGGGGACCAATTGTTTGTTAAAATCAATTTGCGGAGGGCCTCCcaagtctaaggcactgcatcgctgtgccactacagattctgggttcgagtccaggctctgtcgcagccggccgtgaccaggagtcccattggcccagcgccgtccgggttaggggagggtttagccagcagggatgtccctatcccatcgcgcactagcgacccctgtggtgggccgggcacatgcatgctgacacggtcgccaggtgtacgccgtttcctccgacacattggtgcggctgacttccgggttaagtgggcattgtgtcaagaagcagtgcggcttggttgggttgtgtttcggaggacgcacggctctcaaccttcgcctctagagatcccgtgtggctcagttggtagagcatggtgtttgcaatgccagggttgtgggttcgattcccacggggggacaagtacggggggaaaaatgtatgaaatgtatgcattcactactgtaagtcgctctggataagagcctctgctaaatgacaaaaatttaaaaaatggccTTGggggcacactggaggtctggcgcttagggctggcacaacccgtcctggctcgatgttgaCTATATCCCGGCAAGGGTGGAGCGCTgatacaggacgaactgggctgtgctggtgaatgagggggtactgtgtgtagagcaggtgcaggataacctgggccgaagagacgcactggagaccagatacgttgagccggtgcacttctccctggctgccggccaactctagcacggcaacggtgaggagcttgcaccgagcgcactgggctgtgagtacgcactggcgacacagtgcgtatcaccgcataacacggtgcttgctcggtcactcgctccgcacggggagttggctcaggtcttaacaTGTTGTTAAGATGTATTGTAACAATAAAGGACatatacattaccgttcaaaagtttggggtcacttagaaatgtccttgttttttaaagaaaagcacatttttttgtccatttaaaataacatcaaattgatcaaaaatacagtgtagacattgttaatgttgtaaatgactattgtagctggaaacggcagatttttttatggaatatctacataggcgtacagaggcccattatcagcaaccatcactcgtgttccaatggcacgttgtgttagctatcattttaaaaggctagttgatcattagaaaacctttttgcaattatgtagCAACGctcaaaactgttgttctgattaaagaagaaataaaactggccatctttatactagttgagtatctggagcatcagcatttgtgggttcaattacaggtccaaaatggccagaaacaaataacttttttctgaaactcgtcagtctattcttgttctgagtaaTAAAGGCTATGCCATGCcagaaattgctaagaaactgaagatctcgtacaacgctgtgtactactccttcacagaacagcgcaaactagctctaaccagaatagaaagaggagtgggaggccctggtgcacaactgagcaagaggacaagtaaatTAGAGTGTCTAGAAACAGACACCTCCCAAACAGTggtggttctagcttgtatggttACCTGGGCGAACATCCCTTCATCGcccccagtgtaccctgtgcctgctccgcgcactctccctccagtgcgccaccatagcccagtacgtcctgtgcctgctcctcgcactcattTGGTCCGATGAGTccacatttttggttccaaccgttgtgtcttagtgagatgcagagtaggtgaacgaatgatctccgcatgtgttgttcccaccgtgaagcatggaggagatggtgtgggggtgctttgctggtgacacggccagtgatttatttagaattcaaggctcacttaaccagcattgctagcaaagcattctgcagcgatatgccatcccacctggtttgcgcttagtgggactatcatgtttttcaacaggacaatgacccaaaacacatctccaggctgtgtaagggctatttgaccaagaaggaaagtaatggcgtgctgcattagatgacctggccttcacaacccaattgagatggtttgggatgagttggacaacagagtgaaagaaaagcagccaacaagtgctcagcatatgtgagaactccttcaagatggttggaaaagcattcctcatggagctggttgagagaatgccaagagtgtgcaaagctgtcatcaaggcaaagggtggctttggAAATGATCTGCAGTGCTCAGCTCTTACTTCATATTCTCCTATTGGTATGTGCattttaattactttttcatcaACATTGACTAATCTGTACTGATATGATTTTCATGTTATGACCTGTTATAGCACTTTTATTCATACAGTGTCATCTTGGTCATGAGAGTTATCGGTCACAATGCAAAGACAACGTTTTGAAATCAAGATTTTCATTTTTATTGAAAAGTTGGCCAGGATTCTGTACAGCAGAGAGGGTGTGCGATACACAGGGTTAGGAAGTGGGGGGTGGATATTGAAACTTCTTTTCCCATGGTGCATCATACCCTGAGCCGAGAATCATGTGTAAAACAGCAAGATATTTCTCGTTCCCTCTTTGGTGCTGCAATGGACTGCAGGGGAAAGGAATGGGGGACGAAAAAGGAAGGGGGGGGGCGAAGGAGGGAAAAGCTAAGGTCGGAccacaggagagaaagagaagagtagagagagagtgatggaggggttGTCTGTCAGGTGTTCTGTAGCCAGGTGGTCCTTCAATTGAGGTTTCAAAGAGTGGGGGATATTTAACGTCACCCCTCTCCCTTGCTGTTTCAGATGGTAAGCTTCAGCCAGGGGTCCTGCAAGGCCTCAgacatctctccccctctctctcttcctccgcccctctccctctcttccgctctttctctttctctccttccctgagCCTCACTTGCTGGCCATGGTGTAGCATCCCTGCTGGTGCCACTGCATGTCGCGGATACGCCTCACCGACTGGAACTGGGGGTGACGGGCGCCGAACTCGTTGAAGTGTTTGAAGTCGCCCTTCTCCAGAAGGTACTGGGAGCCACGGTATCCGGGGAACTGGTAGCCCACCCAGCTGAGGGGAAAAAGGAGAAGACCAAATTATGTCACTAGGCAAGTCACTACGTATGTCACTAAAATAACAGCCGTTCTCCTACAATCTTTTCATTCTAGATCTATGTGTTCTTAGTTGTGAGTTTAAACTCTGTCGATTCCTTTTTCCATCTCCATAGCAACACTTACGTTCCGCAGCTGACCATTATGCTGCCGACCCTGTCGGTGAAGCCGTAGGAGAACAGAGACGGAACGTCATCGTCCATGATCTCCATCTTACGGCCCTTGAATTCCCCAACCTCGTACAGGCAGATCTTGTGCTTCTCGgggtcctgagagagagagagagagaggggaaaggagagaggtgtgtgagaATGAGGGAGGTGTTCAGAAGGAGAGAAATGTACAGGAGAGAGACACAAATGGAGAGAGAGTAAagaaagacagagtgagaggTCAGGGGGTAGGAAGTCACAAAGAGAGAGGATGTGTATAAGTCAGAAAAATGAGAGaacagatgacagagagagagatggtgaaaggCGAGAGGAGTGTCCCCACCATGCGGACGGGCCTGAAGGACAACAGGTAGTCGTTTTTCTGGCAGTTGCTCCAAGAGTCCCAACGGGGGAACTCTCCCTTCTCCAGAATGTAGTGTTCGCCACAGAAGTTCATCTGCTCGAAGCCCACAAAGCTATACAGGATAGACAGTGTTACTTTATTATACAGCTGTGTTGACATATCTAATTAGGATTGAAAAAAAACTGTAAATGATACTGCTATGTCTACCATTATACCACAAAGCTACAGGGATAGCAGGACATTAATAGAAACTAATATATAGTTTAAAAAAACTGGAGAGGTTGACTTACGGTCCACACTCAATGCGGAGGGAGCGGACGCGGTCCATGCCCATCTCACACACGTTCATGCACTCGTTGCTGATCTCGACCATGCGACCCTGGAAGTTCTCCTGGTCGAACACAAACATCTGAGGGGcaaacagagaaagtgaaacagACATAAGTACATCCTCAACACAGATGGTGTCTGGCTGTATCAGTGATCCAATGATATTCCATTAGATTGGAGCCAGGAGAAGTCCTGTTAGTTGGGGACTACTTGCCTTGTAGGCCATCATGCCCATCTCAGACTTCTTGCTCTGAGCAGCCTTCCCGTCGGTCTGGGAAGCAGCCTTGGACTTATCACTGGACATGAtgactggaagagagagagagagggatgagaatgaaACAGTCTCAAAACAGTCAAGAAGACACATCCAATGTGTTGGGAatacaaaaaatgtatggaaaaGGCAATAAGGGATGAAGATGAAGTGAATGTATGCTATCAGGGGAAGAGGGATATTTGTGGCTGTGGATGCAGTCTACATGTTTAATATAGTGATGTATAATATGAATGTAACAGGTATTATTATAGCGACTTCTATTTGCTAATTTCATAGTCAAACTGCTGCTGAACAGCTGCTACTCCTCTTTCTTCCCCTGCTCCCTTTACCTGTGTACGCAGGTGCCAGCATGTGTATCGTGTGTGTCTGCTGCTCTTACCTGTGTGTGTGATCTGCCTCACTCAGAGAGTGTTTGTGGCTCAGAGCGCGCCCCGCCCTTTTATACGCTGGCGCCCAGAGGAGGAGGAttagagacagagaaacaaaccTGCTGAGGTCAGAACCACGAGACAATAGAACCACCGCATCATCAGAGAGGGACAGTCAGAGAGGGGGGCCGGCCACAGGGACCAATGAGATCCATAGTTCATTGAGAAGGATTGGAGGGGGGTTGATAGTGGAATACTGTACATGATGATAGGGTCTAACCACAAACAGATACAGTATCTGAGAGATAGAGACATAACACTGTACCAGTATCTGTGATAAGCAACTGATTATGTTTTTCGCACTCTGGTATAACCTGTGACAAAGACCTGTACATATATTGTGTTCATGATCATAATAATATTGATTCTATGTAATTTTGAGGAGCACATTTCCCACGCTCAATGTGCATAAGGTagaaaactaaagaaaaacaGCAATAATACATCAAAAGTAGAAAAAACGATCACAATACATAAAACCATTACctactaatgtaaaatatattgtttTCAAGTGATCAAACATTAAAAGCTAGCTTGAATAGGTAGGAGGATATTTACTGAATAGGCTCACTATTTACATGAGAGGACATGTGAATTGTGCTAATCATCTGCTCATAATCAGTAGCAACTTCTATTACAAACAGAACATTTCTGGTCATGTCTTCTCTCTGAGTCTCATCTCACCACCATTGGTTTTGAAACAGTTGAATGGGAGCTCAAGCCTGAAGCAAGTCATTTAACATACTTTTTAATTGATGCGTTATTGGACCTCACATTATCCAACGACAGGGTTTTGATTAAGAGTGTTAAGTCTATAAGGTGTCACTATGATTTCGATGAGGTGTGAGGAGTGAAGTTGTGTGgtgcaatttttttgggggggggacttTGCTGTACGTAAGGGGCCAGGGTACCATGTATATGACTCAAGGATGGATGGGGACTCAAGGATGGATGTGTGGCATGATTCAGGTGTGTGTGCGACCCATGGAATCTGTGAAAGGGGGCAAAACATGTCTGTGTTGTCCTATGTGTTTAGTGACTAATGAGATACTATTACATATAGATGTGAAACACTTTCTCATTCTCAAACGTTTCTATCCTGTCCATATTCAATTATAAACATATTTGTATATTGACTTTTTCTCTCTACCCAAACGGTGCCTGTGACCCTTTAATCTCCACATTCTCCATCTCTATCCCGGCCTTTGTGACTGCCACACACCGTACTGCTGACCAGCACGAACTGACCGGGCCGCTATTGTTCCTCTCCCATTCAGGGCAAACACCGATCGATGTGCACAGAGAGGACTGACGTTCCATAGTATATGCTGAGCTGGCGTGTCGCGCAGTTTCGATGGAATGACCGGAAAGAACAGGAGCGCGCAGTTGGCCAGTGTTCTAGGTGGGAAAAAGTAATTGTGCGCGTCCCAAAGCCCTGCGCCATGGACGCGCTCCAAGGGGCGCGCTTCTCGTTAGTCCATATAAAACTGAAGCGCCAGGTTCTCTCAAAGCTCTACGCGAGATAGCGTTAGGCGCGTGTCACTACCGAGCTCATCACGAATAAGTGCCAAACTAGGTAAGGTGCCAACTCCGTAACGCATTTAATGCAAATTATAGGGACAGTCAGTCAGATAGGTCATAACAGGCATATTCAAGACGCGTTTACACATTCATTTAAAACTCACCAAAAAGCACTAACCCTGAAACAACACGTTAACCTGCAGTGCACATTGCATAGATTGGCTACTTAATGTATAGACTCGTTTAACTGATCCGTGTCTCCATATTGCCTATTCTGGTGTAGCCTACAAACTTGGATGGACAATAAACGATGTGATGTTTTACCGTTAGTTCACAATAATCTCGATTTGTTGCgtattatttgttttatatgaTTGGCTATAACAGGGAGCGAGCTTGTTAGATAACATATCGTGTAGCTTTATCATAGATTATTGATCGGCATTAGTATGAATTCAGCTCATTAGAGACTGTTCCAAATAGTGGATAGTGGATAGAAGTGTTAAAGGGGAAACATTTTAGAGAGGTTGTTTCCCGAGGCATGTTCACTTGAAAACCAGTGTGAAGCCTTGATTATAGAATAACATAGAATGTAATAAAATATAATAGAATGTTACTCTGTCTGTGTGGATTGTTGGCGTTGATGTGACTTATAGAGTTGAGGAGATTGTGTAATGGAACGTTTGACCCCTGCCTCTTAGGTGTAAAGATGTACAGAACCACTAGATCACCAATGATGCAATCCCTTGTCAACTCGGGAATGGGCGTGGCTCCTTTCTTCAAGGTAACACACCTTAGATGAGCCACATACAGGAGCACAGACCTTTGCATAAGTGGGATGGGCTCTGTCACTTTAAATGTCCCCCTGATCATCTTCcatttcttctccctctccccacccatctctctctctgtaggtgacTGTGTTCGAGCAGGAGCACTTCCAGGGCAAGTGCCAGGAGTTCACCTCTGAGTGCTGCAACATCCACGAATGCGGCCTTGACATCATCCGCTCCATCAGAGTGGAGAGTGGAGCGTGAGTTTCACACTGTGTGTTTACGCCATCTGTTTAGTGTGAATGTGTATTCAGGGATAGAGGAATCCAGGTGtgtaatctgtctgtctgtgtggatgaGTGAGTTATTTTGTTTATAGTGGCTGGTTCAATGTGGGTGTAGAAGACGGGTAGTTCAATGTGTAAAatgtctctctcatccccctgtaGCTGGGTGGGCTTTGAGCACCATGACTTCCAGGGCCAGCAGTTCatcctggagagaggagagtatcCCCACTGGGACGCCTACAGCGGCTCCCTGTCCTACCACGTGGAGCGACTCATGTCCCTGCGTCCCATCTACTGTGCTGTGAGTACCACAGTGTGtgagatagagaaagaggagaTGTGAAAGAGaatcaatgcatttttttttgtatgtcTGTCAAACAGATACATTCTATTAAAGCCTTCCTTGAGAAACTCCCAAATTCTTGGAATATGGtcatatttatgtgtgtgtgtatgtgtaacctTTCTCTCAGTCCCACATGAGCAGTCGTATGATGATCTTTGAGAGAGAGAACTTCATGGGCCAAAGTGTTGAGCTGTGTGATGACTACCCCTCCCTGCAGGCCATGGGCTGGTCCATGCCCGAGGTCGGCTCCATGCACGTGCAGTGTGGCGCGTAAGTTAACGTCTATTattcactacacacacacacacacgctacgtgTTAGCAAACAGCTGTGGTTTAATACTTTGCGCATACGATTGATATACTAAACCTCAGTGTTAAATGAATATCCCCTATCGCTATCCCCCAGCTTTGTGTGCTACCAGTACCCCGGCTACAGGGGCCAGCAGTATATCATGGAGTGTGAGAGACACAGTGGAGACTACCAGCACTGGAAGAACTGGGGCTCCCACTCCCAGACCCCCCAGATCCAGTCTATCCGCCGTATCCAGCATTAAGAGGGGCTAGAGGCTGAGAGGCCCACGGACAGCAATCCCCAGCCCAGACGCTGCTCTACCCCTTACCCCCCCACCCAACGGGAAGACCCCTAACTACCGACTCACCAcataacactgacacacacagccgCTCCAAGGTACGATGAGACTATATCGCACCGGTTAatcacaggaacacacacactgacatgactGACATAACACACAGTTTATTTTTATCAGGGTAGAGCACccgcacatagacacacacctgCGCTGTACTACCTGAACCCCGAACCCCTGTCCAGGTCACCTGGGCTGAGCAGGGAGCCACACATCCTGCTCGAACCAGAGGTCAACGCATCAGCAGACACCagtttcaagatggccaccaccGTAGTGCAGCTCTAATGTGATGTGTGTAGGAGGTTGAACCAAAGGTTAACTAATAAACTCATGTTCACTTCAGTCGCTCAGGCCTGTCATATCATTATACGGTGTGTGTGTAGGATAATCTATAATAAATACCATATGGGATTCAACATAGCAGCGTCTCAAGATGTGCTATTTGGGTCTAATCTAATAGGGCTTGTACACGGCATGTCAAACCCTCTGATAAACATAGATATAACTGAAACACTACTTCAAATAAACCTGTTGCTTTTTTACAAAAAAATGAATAGCCTTGCTGTATCCAGTCAGATTACTGTCACCACTTAGACACTACAACACCATGATAAACATCTCGGCTATTTAGGCTGCACTTGAAATAGATTCACACAAGGACACGTGTTAAGAACATCTTTAATCTGGTTTTTAAACAGAAAACAGTCAAACACCTGGGGAGAACAGTAATAATGACAATCATGACGACAACCACCATGACGTGATTCCATTCTAGAACAATCTGAAGCAGAATCGGAAGATGTAGGCCTGTGATGATTGACACGCAACCAATGAAAGTCGTCAATTCCTGTGAAACTGAACTAACATCAGTGTAAAACCTGATTTCTTGGCAACTCGCAACGAAACATTTGCTGTATGAATGAACCCAAACTCCTCTGCACAAGAGGCAAATATAGCTGCTGTTTTTCTACACGGGTCATTGAAAACTTTAACACAATGATGTTGTAAAGGTCTGGGCAGTGAGATGTAGACTTAAACAGAGCACAACTGACCCATAGTGTAAAACACATTCATAATTGACGATCTAAGTGCTGAAAACTAGAACTCAAGCACAGAGCTCTAAAGACCAGGTGAGGTAGAAAAAAGGTTCAACAAAAACTTCCAAATTTTTTTAAACATCCATTTGTCCTCTTGTTTAACAATTGGTAACTTGGAGGAACTCAACCACACAATCATGCTTCTCCATCAAGCAGAAATCTGTACATTCCATGTCGTTATGCCACGGCTGTCTATGTGGCAGCCCCCAATTGATTCTGTACTGTGAGATGGTCCACACACAGCAGTTTGTCCATACTCCAGTCTCCTAGCAGGGGGAAGATGTTGGTCACACTAGGGAAACAGGGATAGGAGGGACATGGTTATAGTTAGCGTAAAAGCAAAGAAAACTCTAGATTAGAGTTGAGTGTGATAGTCTGACCGATAATGAAGGATACCGTGTGTATTCACTCAGTCAGAGCAGAGATGACATTTTTCCAATAAAAGGGGCGTGGTCCAATTCTCCTCCAATGACATCaatgtcctcttcctcctcagaacTAAGCCCCTCCCCCCAGGTGGGGGGAGGAAATAAATG
Coding sequences within it:
- the LOC115171740 gene encoding beta-crystallin B1, with the protein product MSSDKSKAASQTDGKAAQSKKSEMGMMAYKMFVFDQENFQGRMVEISNECMNVCEMGMDRVRSLRIECGPFVGFEQMNFCGEHYILEKGEFPRWDSWSNCQKNDYLLSFRPVRMDPEKHKICLYEVGEFKGRKMEIMDDDVPSLFSYGFTDRVGSIMVSCGTWVGYQFPGYRGSQYLLEKGDFKHFNEFGARHPQFQSVRRIRDMQWHQQGCYTMASK
- the LOC115164788 gene encoding beta-crystallin A1-2, which encodes MYRTTRSPMMQSLVNSGMGVAPFFKVTVFEQEHFQGKCQEFTSECCNIHECGLDIIRSIRVESGAWVGFEHHDFQGQQFILERGEYPHWDAYSGSLSYHVERLMSLRPIYCASHMSSRMMIFERENFMGQSVELCDDYPSLQAMGWSMPEVGSMHVQCGAFVCYQYPGYRGQQYIMECERHSGDYQHWKNWGSHSQTPQIQSIRRIQH